The genomic stretch CGGACTGCTGCAGACAAGCTTTTTGCTGCTCCTGCAGTTGAAGTATCTCCACTCTCTGCTTGTTGTGAATCAATTTcgattcatatttcatggtctCCACCTGCTGATTTGCTTTGTCTCTTTCTGTTTGGCACTTCTCCAACTCGGCGTTCAGTTTTTCAGTCATGTCCTGAAATTCCTTTACATTCTTCTCATTGTCAGACTCTTTGGAGCGAGTCGTCTGAGTGAGCTCTTTATTCTTCTCCTGAGCTTTACGTAAATGATCTCTGAGGTTTGCAGATTCACTTCTCATGGCTGATACCTCCTCTTCAAGCCTCTGATTAATGCTGATGTTCTTCTTGTGTTCAGCATCCATCATCTGCAAGGTCTCTCTACATAAAGCAAGATCTCGTCCTGCTACATCTCTTTGTTCCTCTAGACGTTTCTGCTTGGTTAGCAGCTCTTGAGACACCTGCTGAAGCTTCTTTAATGATTTTTGACAGCTCTTTTTCTCATTGAGCTCCAGGTTGAGCTGGTCCTTCATCGTGATGGTACGTGTTTTGAGGCGCTCATATTTCTCCATCAGTGCTTTAAGCTGCTTCATTGAAGTTTTGTTGTTACTTTTGGCTTCAGCTAGTTCCTTCTTCATATCTTCACAGATATGATCAAACCTGGTGGTGATCTCTGTATTTTTCTGCTCCTCACATTTCAGCTTTTCAGTAATAAGTTGGGTTTCCCTCTCCTTTTGCTTTGAtatctctttcatgtctttcaGTTCTTGTTGCTTGACCAACAACAAATGGACAAGATGTTGGTTCTCCAAGTCCTTCTGTTGCAGTTGTTCCTTCACGACTTCAAAGAAGTCAAGATGTTTGCCCTTGAAAGATGAACTTTTGTCAGCTCTGCTTCTTTCTCGGCCTTTTAATATTTCCTTCAAAATTACTTTGGGTGGATTTGAGGAACATTCAACAGATCTTGTTGAATTAGACCTAATCAAGTAACCGAagggcaggtgtaaggcttttgAGTTATCACCCATCTGTAACTCATATTTTGACCCGAGTATACTCATCGTAGCCTCTTCTTTTTTAAGCAGATCTGCTCCTGCTAGAATTCTGTGCAGGGATTCCATTGTCTCCTCATTAAAATCTTGATTGACATTTCCATTTGTATTTTGCTGTAAACTCTGTCGCACTTTGAAGAACCTGTTCTCAAGGGTATCCACTTCAGCATATTGTGATTTAGCACATGGGAGTTCTTGTCCTTTCTTCCATCCACTAAAAAGCATGTCTTTGTCATTTGATTGCTTTTCACTGCTGATGGCTTCTGGCTGATGGGTGCCCAACTTGTCAGGAATTGGTCTGTCTAAGCCCTGCTGTGTGTCTTGAATGCGATCAAGTTTACACTTGCGCATAGACCTTTTAGTCTGTTTGATATCCGGGTCCATTTGAGTTGAAATTTTTTTCGTACTGCAAGACATTCAAGCAACTTATTTAGGCAACAAAGCTTTACTTGTATTAAGAAGCACATTATCGatgctgaaatgaaataaaatgagacATTTCTTCCAAAACCCTTACCTTACTTGCATTACTTCCCACCATCCAAACGGACTGCAACAGAAGCCTACTGTGCGACTCAATCCccattgtttaaaatgttttaaaatgtctatCACCATAGTAACAGGACCAATGCTGGCAACGTTAAGcgcttggggaaaaaaaaaaaaaaaaaaaaagacgttataaaaatggttttgaacCAAACCAGTTCCGCTTGAATGGCTGTAACATTAGAGCTCCGGTACAAAAGCATCTATTATCACTCTGGTGCGATGCAATACTTTTGAATTCCAGCACGTTTTGGTGAAATTTAGCtgaataaaatagtaaatatctaaattttgaacaaaatgaagaaaaaaaactaattgaCATTAGTTGTGTAGGCTCttttgaagtttatttttaattaatttatatagttAATACTTCACTGGGTAAATTAGTCAATGCATTAAGCATTATGAACTAGCAATAAACAACAATTCCATGGCATTTATTTATCTAGGTTAATAGCATACATACTATTAAGTAGTAAACACGTAAGTGtggcataattaacttttaagCCCCATGATGAGAAGAAAATCACTTTCATCTTTCTATAAAAATACTGATAAGCAAAAGCTTGAATGCGATCAAGTTGACACTTCTAGTCTGTTTGATGTCTGGGTCCAAGTTGAAAATTTCTTTGTACGTTCAGGCAACTCAATTAGGCAACAATGCAGACAACAAtccaattttaaatattttaattgtttaaaaaataaattaaatggcaTAACCTTAAAAGACTGACAAATCAAGTCATCTCATGAGCACTCCCATTGGTCAGAAGACACAATGAAAGGTGCTCTAAACTTAGAGAAGTACAACAAAAGGCAAATAGAGCGTCACATTCATACACATCTTAAAACATTGTAAATTAAATCCTCAGATGATCTACAGCTGATATTTATATACTCCTTTACATGCATGAGG from Ctenopharyngodon idella isolate HZGC_01 chromosome 13, HZGC01, whole genome shotgun sequence encodes the following:
- the si:ch211-250c4.5 gene encoding coiled-coil domain-containing protein 110 isoform X1, giving the protein MVIDILKHFKQWGLSRTVGFCCSPFGWWEVMQVSTKKISTQMDPDIKQTKRSMRKCKLDRIQDTQQGLDRPIPDKLGTHQPEAISSEKQSNDKDMLFSGWKKGQELPCAKSQYAEVDTLENRFFKVRQSLQQNTNGNVNQDFNEETMESLHRILAGADLLKKEEATMSILGSKYELQMGDNSKALHLPFGYLIRSNSTRSVECSSNPPKVILKEILKGRERSRADKSSSFKGKHLDFFEVVKEQLQQKDLENQHLVHLLLVKQQELKDMKEISKQKERETQLITEKLKCEEQKNTEITTRFDHICEDMKKELAEAKSNNKTSMKQLKALMEKYERLKTRTITMKDQLNLELNEKKSCQKSLKKLQQVSQELLTKQKRLEEQRDVAGRDLALCRETLQMMDAEHKKNISINQRLEEEVSAMRSESANLRDHLRKAQEKNKELTQTTRSKESDNEKNVKEFQDMTEKLNAELEKCQTERDKANQQVETMKYESKLIHNKQRVEILQLQEQQKACLQQSDGLRRECETLMEMVNKLKKDKQVLTEKLESIHKEKMASQMASMKEGERLKEAIRLLEREREVLLVEMEDLRKDYLGLSDRITQKMGHMDAADPPMTITDITTKHHRNTHKFSPTDDVIQDIRRKLEEEDKQQK
- the si:ch211-250c4.5 gene encoding coiled-coil domain-containing protein 110 isoform X2; amino-acid sequence: MSCSTKKISTQMDPDIKQTKRSMRKCKLDRIQDTQQGLDRPIPDKLGTHQPEAISSEKQSNDKDMLFSGWKKGQELPCAKSQYAEVDTLENRFFKVRQSLQQNTNGNVNQDFNEETMESLHRILAGADLLKKEEATMSILGSKYELQMGDNSKALHLPFGYLIRSNSTRSVECSSNPPKVILKEILKGRERSRADKSSSFKGKHLDFFEVVKEQLQQKDLENQHLVHLLLVKQQELKDMKEISKQKERETQLITEKLKCEEQKNTEITTRFDHICEDMKKELAEAKSNNKTSMKQLKALMEKYERLKTRTITMKDQLNLELNEKKSCQKSLKKLQQVSQELLTKQKRLEEQRDVAGRDLALCRETLQMMDAEHKKNISINQRLEEEVSAMRSESANLRDHLRKAQEKNKELTQTTRSKESDNEKNVKEFQDMTEKLNAELEKCQTERDKANQQVETMKYESKLIHNKQRVEILQLQEQQKACLQQSDGLRRECETLMEMVNKLKKDKQVLTEKLESIHKEKMASQMASMKEGERLKEAIRLLEREREVLLVEMEDLRKDYLGLSDRITQKMGHMDAADPPMTITDITTKHHRNTHKFSPTDDVIQDIRRKLEEEDKQQK